The DNA segment GCAAACGTGCGCAGACCGACCCGGTTGCCTTAGAGCCGCCATCGCGATGGCGCACTGCGTCAAAAGGTGCTCATATCTTGCCGCCCACGTCGGACTGCTGATGGACCAGGTGACGACCCATATGCCGACCCCGGCCCGGGGCCATTCGGAGGCGCCGATTCGTGCGCGCATCCTTCAGGCTATCTTCGAACGGCGTCTGCCGCCTGGCGAGAAGCTGACCGAAGATCGTCTGGCGGAGCTGTTCGGCGTTAGCCGCACCGTTGTCCGTCAGGCGCTCTCACGGCTGGCCCAGGACGGAATCGTCGAGCACCTTCCCAATCGCGGCGCGTTCGTCGCCGCACCGAGCCGGGCGGATGCCCGTCACGTGCTTGAAGCGCGGGCAGTCGTCGAGCCGGAGGTGGCGGGCGCGGCGGCATGCAGCTGCGATGCCCATGGACTCGCCCGGCTGCGGGGCCACATCGAGACCGAGAACAGAGCCCGGTCGAGCGGCGAGCGCGGCACGCTCGTCCGCCTGACGGGCGAGTTTCACGTGCTTCTGGCCGAATCGGCGGGGAACCCGGTGTTCGTGCGGCTGCTGACCGAACTTCAGGCGTTGAGTTCGCTGTCGATCCTGCTCTACGCGCGCGGCGAAGAATCCGCCTGCCCGCCCGACGAACATGAGGGCATCGTCGCGGCGATCGAACGTGGCGACGTGGAAACCGCGCAGCGTCTGATGCGCGAGCACATCGCCCATGTCGCCCAGGAAATGGATCTGAGCGAGCCGGTCGAACGTCCGACGGGCCTCGCGCAGGCCTTGGGCATCACACCGCGCGCACCAAGGCGGCGTTGATACGCGGCCTTGGCGAGGGTGCGCGCCTTAGCGGCGACGGCCCGGAGGCGGACGGCGCTGGCCGCTGCCGATCGGCGGCGTGGGGCCACCGGTCTTGTGACGGAAGTTGATCCGGCCACGCTCAAGATCGTAAGGCGACATCTCGACGACGACGCGATCACCGACGATGGTGCGGATACGGTTCTTCTTCATCTTGCCCGCCGCGTAGGCGAGGATTTCGTGTTCATTGTCGAGCACGACCCGGAAATTTCCGTCAGGAAGGACTTCGGTGACGGTTCCGTCGAACTCGAGCAGTTCCTCTTTCGCCATTGGCTCTCCTCATTGGGCTTGGCCAGCCACGTCGACAGGCAAATAACCCGGCGACGGCGTTTTGTCTCGCCCTGTGCCTCTCCCGGCGCAATGAATCGGGAAAATCAGGTCATTTGGCGCATGACGGGCGCTGTCGCGTCCGTCATGACCGGTTGATCATGTCGCCTCGGCGGGCTGCGGACATGTGCCCGCTGCCCGTCCGTCGCCCGGTTCAGGCCGGCCGGAAGCGGCGCGGGGGACCGGAGCGGCGCTCCTCGCGCGGCGCACCGTCGCGGCGCGGGGCGTCGCGCAGCGACTCGTGGCGACCGCCTTCGTGACGCGCCTTGCCGTCATGACGGGCGCCATCGGCGCGATGGCCGTCGGCACGGGCCAGCCCCTCGGGGCGGCCGCCATCAGGACGGGGACCGCTGCGCTCGCCGCTCCGCTGGAACGGGCGATCGCCTTCGGGCCGCGGCGGGCCGCGACGACCGTCGCGACGGGGCGCGCGCTCACCACGGCCTTCCACCGGAACCTCACGTTCGCGCGGCGCGCCTTCACGGCGCGGCGGGCGGCGGTCCTCGGAGGGGATGGTGATGCGGATCAGGCGCTCGATATCGCGCAGGAAGCCGCGCTCCTCGCTGTCACAGAACGAGATCGCGATGCCCTCCCGGCCGGCGCGCGCGGTGCGCCCGATGCGGTGGACATAGCTTTCCGGCACATTCGGCAGGTCGTAGTTGACGACATGGCTCACGCCCGGCACGTCGATGCCGCGGGCGGCGATGTCGGTCGCCACCAGCACCTTGACGCGGCCGTCGCGGAAGGCGGCAAGCGCGCGCTCACGCTGGGGCTGGGACTTGTTGCCGTGAATGGCTTCGGCGTCGATGCCGGCGGTGACCAGGCTCTTCACCACGCGGTCGGCGCCGTGCTTGGTGCGCGAGAACACCAGGGCGCGGTCGAGACCTTCGCCCTGAAGCAGCTCGATCAGCAGGTTCGGCTTGCCGGCGCGGTCGGTGAAGATGACCTTCTGCTCGATCTTGTCGGCGGTCTTGGCGACGGGCGTCACCGCGACGCGGACCGGATCGGTCAGCAGCTGGTCGGCCAGCTTCTCGATTTCCTTCGGCATGGTGGCCGAGAAGAACAGGTTGCGACGCGCCTTCGGCAGCCGGGCCACGATGGAGCGGATGGCGTGGATGAAGCCCATGTCCAGCATCTGGTCGGCTTCGTCCAGAACCAGGACCTCAACCAGATCAAGGCGCACGGCGCCGTTCTCGACGAGATCCACCAGGCGGCCGGGTGTGGCCACCAGAACGTCGACGCCGCCGGCCAGCGAGCGCGCCTGCCGTCCCAGCGGCACGCCGCCGATGGCGAGCGCGGTCGAGGGGCGCACATGCTTGCCGTACAGGCGGAAGCTCTCGAGGATCTGGCCGGAGAGTTCGCGGGTCGGGCTCAGCACCAGCACGCGGGTCGAGCGACGCTCGGGCCGGCGACGCTCGGTGACGAGATGATGCAGGATCGGCAGGGCGAAGGCAGCGGTCTTGCCGGTGCCCGTCTGAGCGATGCCGATGAGGTCGTGGCCGGCCAGCACCAGCGGCACGGCCTGGGCCTGAATCGGGGTCGGGGTGGTGTGGTTCGCCTCGGTGAGGGCTTTGATAATCGGCTCGGCAAGGCCGAGTTCGGCGAAAGTTGTCAAGCGACGTTCTTTCATGGGCAATCCCGGCCGCTCGCGCAAAAGCGAGCGGACCGCGAATCACGAGGGGTCCGTGAGACACCCCGCGTGGCCTGGGACGTCGGTGAATTTCGATGATGAGGGCTGATGACTGCCGCGGCTAAACCGTAGCGGACGTCGAGCAACGCGGCCCTGATACGAACGAGCCGTCCGTACACCGCGTCTATGTGGCTCAATTGAGTGTCGATTTCAAGGCGTCACGGCTCAGGATATAAGCTTGGGTCATGTTTCCTGATGTCGTCGACCTTCGAAGTTTCTATGCCCAGCCTCTCGGCGTGGTGACACGCCGGCTGATCGGGCGGGCCATCCGCGCGCGATTCACCAATGTGCGGGGCCTCGCCGTGCTCGGCATTGGCTATGCGACGCCCTATCTCGGCGTGTTCCGCGAGGAGTGCGAGCGCACGCTCGCCTTCATGCCGGGCGCGCAGGGGGTGACGCGCTGGCCCTCCGCCGCCCCGACGCTGGCGGCTCTCGTCGACGAGGGCGAACTCCCGCTGCGCGACGGCATGATCGACCGGGTGGTCGCCGTCCATCTGCTGGAGATGACGCCCGACGCTGAGGAGATGCTGCGCGAGGTGTGGCGCATTCTGGCGCCGGGCGGGCGGCTGCTCTGCGTGGTGCCGAACCGGCGCGGGGTGTGGGCGCGGGTCGACAACAACCCGTTCGGCCATGGCCGGCCGTTCTCGCGCACCCAGATCACCGATCTGCTGCGCGGGGCGCTGTTCACGCCGGTGGGCTGGGGCGAAGCGCTCTACATGCCGCCGGTGCGCAGCAACTGGTTCCTGCGCTCGGCGGTGGCATGGGAGCGCGCCGGCGCGACCCTGTCGATGCCGTTCGCCGGGGTCCACATCGTCGAGGCGGCCAAGCAGGTCTACAAACCGGTGCCGCTGAAGCGGAAGTCGCGCCTGCGCGTGCCGGTGCTCGAACCCGTCCTCGCGCCGCGCCCCGTGGGGGGGTGAGGCGAGGACTGACCCGCGCCTTCCCGCGCGTGTCAGCCTTTGCGCGAGAGCAGGAACACCGCCTGCTCGCCGACCAGGTTCCACACCGACCATGGCCAGTTGAAGCGGACCTTTTGGCCATAGCCGTTCAGCGCCACGGCCTGGTCGATCTGCGCGCCGACCTCGTCCACCAGCCCGACGAAGTCGCGAATGGTGCAGAAGTGGATGTTGGGCGTGTCGTGCCAGCTATAGGGCAGGTTTTCGGTGCGCGGCATGCGTCCCTTCATCAGCAGTTCGAGCCGCATGCGCCAGAAGCCGAAATTGGGAAACGACACCACCGCGTGGCTGCCCACCCGCAGCATCTGTTCCAGCACCCATTTCGGACGGCGCGTCGCCTGGATGGTCTGGGACAGGATCACATAGTCGAACGAATTGTCGGGGTAGTCGGCGAGGTCGATGTCGGCGTCGCCCTGGATGACCGCGAGCCCGCGCGACACGCTGGCATTCACGCCTTCGCGCGAGAGCTCGATGCCGCGCGCGTCGCAGCCGCGTGTCGTCGCCAGCAATTCCAGCAGCACGCCATCGCCGCAGCCGACATCCAGCACGCGTGTCGCCGGCTCGACCATCTCGGCGATGACCAGCAGGTCGACGCGCGCCCCCGTGTCGGTCCGCGCGGCCTCGCTCATGGTGAGATCGCGCACGGGCGGCTTCTTCGCGGTGGGATCGGACAGGGACATGGGTGGACTCCCGGGTCAGCTCACGCCGACGGTGCGCGCCGCCGCGTCGAGAAAGCCGCGCGTAATGGCGAACAGCTCGGGTTCGTCGAGCAGGAAGGCGTCGTGGCCCTTGTCGGTCTCGATCTCGGCGAAGGATACCGAGGCGCCGGCGGCGTTGAGCGCGTGGACGACGGCGCGCGAGGCGGGGGTCGGGAACAGCCAGTCCGAGGTGAAGGAGACCAGGCAGAACCGGGTCTTGGTGCCCTTGAAGGCATTGGCCAGCACGCCGCCATAATCCGCCGCGAGGTCGAAATAATCCATCGCCCGCGTCACGTAGAGATAGGAGTTGGCGTCGAAACGGTCGACGAACGCCTCGCCCTGGTGGCGCAGATAGGACTCGACCTGGAAGTCGGCGTCGAAGCTGAAGGTGTGGCCATCGCGGTCCTGCAGCCGGCGCCCGAACTTACGGTGCAGGGAGCTGTCGGACATATAGGTGATGTGCGCGGCCATGCGTGCCACGGAAAGCCCGCGCCGCGGGCTGGTTCCGGCCGCGAGATAGCGCCCGCCGAGCCAGTCCGGATCGGCCATGATCGCTTGCCGCCCGACCTCGTGATAGGCGATGTTCTGCGCCGAATGGCGGGCGCCGGTGGCGATCGGCATCACCGCGAAAACACGCTCGGGATAGCTGGCCGCCCATTGCAGCACCTGCATGCCGCCCATGGAGCCGCCGACCACGGCGAGCAGGCGATCGATCCCGAGATGGTCGATCAGCATGGACTGGGCGCGCACCATGTCGCGGATCGTCACCACCGGCAGGTCGAGCCCATAGCACTGGCCGGTGGCCGGATTGGTCGAGGAAGGGCCGGTGGTGCCCAGACAGCCGCCGAGCACGTTCGAAGAGATGACGAAGAAACGATCCGTATCGATCGGCTTGCCCGGTCCGACCATGGTCTCCCACCAGCCCGGCTTGCCGGTGACGGGGTGGACATTGGCCGCATGCTGGTCGCCGGTGAGGGCGTGGCAGAGCAGAATGGCATTGGAGCGCGCCGCGTTCAGCGTACCATAGGTCTGGTAGGCGATCTGGAACGAGGTCAGCACACCGCCCGCGTCCAGCCGCAACGGCGTGTCCGCGCCGAACCGAGCGACCGGGGAATGGGGGAAATCGGCCTCCCCGCGCGCCGCCTCAAAGGTGCGGGCGTCGGGAGTGAGCGTAACGCTGTCTGTCATATCAACCGTCCTACCGGACGAACAGTTCGTTATTCCGAACGCATGGAATGATGCGACATCGCCGACTTGTCAATATCAGACGATGCCAGATTTTGTTTTGCGCGTGACGCGCGCGGCGGTAGGAGATCGGCTCATGGACAAGAAAGCCGACGCTCAGGTCGAGTCTTCGCAGCCGGCCGCTCCCCACCCCACCGGGCAGCCGGTCGACCTATCCGTGCTGCGCGCGGAAATCGACCGTATTGATGCGGCGATGCACGCGCTTTTGATCGAGCGCAGCGAGATCATCGACCGGCTGGTCGAGGTCAAACGCTCGCGAGGCGCCGAGGCCGGCTCCGCCTTCCGCCCGGCGCGCGAGGCCTCGATGATGCGGATGATCGTCGATCGCCATCGCGGCATTCTCCCGCTTGATACGGTCGAGGGCATCTGGCGGGTGATCATTTCCACCTTCACCTATGTGCAGGCGCCCTATGCGGTGCATGCCGACCTTGCCACCGGCGAGGCGGCGATGCGCGACACCACGCGCTTCCACTTCGGCTTCACCGTACCCTTCGTCGCTCATATGGGCGCCACCGGCGTGGTGGCGGCGGTGGCGGGGTCCAAGGGCGATCTTGGCCTGGTACCGGCCTTCGCCGCGCCGGGCACCGGGGCCTGGTGGACCGCGCTGGAGGGCGAGAATGCGCCCAAGATCATCGCCCGCCTGCCCTTCGTCGAGCGTGCCGACCATCCGGCGGGCCTGCCGGTGTTCTGCATCGCCCATCCGGTGACCGATGGCGCGGTGACCGAGGTGGAGACCTGGAGCCTGCATGTCGCCGGCTGGACGGCGCAGGCGGCGCGCGCGCTGGCGCCGCTCGCCGAGGTCCTCGCCGTGCCCGATCGCGGGCTCGACGGTGCGGCGCTGCTGGCCTCGATTCCCGTCGGGGGCGATGTCGGTCTCGAAACTGTGCTCGCCGCGCTGCGCGCCTCCGGCGCCTCGGTGCGCTCGGCGGCTCTCGTCGGCAGCCATGCAAGCCGCTATACCCACTCGCCTCTGGCCGCCGCCTCGAAGGCCATTCCCCTCGCCAGGGGCTGAGCGTCACGCCCGCCCCGCTTCAATCCGGAGTTCTCCCATGTCGTCCGCGCCCGCCGCAAACCGTCCCGTCCCCCGCCCCGGGGTGCTGGCGATCGAGGCCTATGTGCCGGGCAAGGCGCAGGCCGGCGCCGGGGTGAAGGTGCACAAGCTCTCGGCCAACGAGACGCCGCTCGGCCCCAGCCCGAAGGCGCTGGAGGCCTTCCGCTCGGCGGCTGCGCTTGAGCTCTATCCCGATGGCTCCTCGACCCGGCTGCGCGAGGCGATCGCGGCCACCTATGGCCTTGATCCCGCGCGCATCGTCTGCGGCACCGGATCGGACGAATTGCTGATGCTGACCGCCATGGCCTTTGCCGGTCCCGGCGACGAGGTGCTCTATTCCCAGTATGGCTTCCTGGTCTACCGCATCGCCACGCTCGCGGCGGGAGCGACGCCCGTGGTCGCGCCGGAGACGGATTTCCGCACCGATGTCGACGCCCTGCTGGCGGCGGTGACCGAGAAGACGCGCGTGGTCTTCCTCGCCAACCCCAACAACCCGACCGGGACCTACCTCCCCTTCGACGAGATCAAGCGCCTGCAGCGCGGCCTGCCGCCCAACGTGCTGCTCGCGCTGGACGCGGCCTATGCCGAATATGTTCGCCGCAACGATTATGAGGCCGGCATCGAACTCGTCGCCACCTGCGCGAATGTCGTGATGCTGCGCACCTTCTCCAAGATCCACGGGCTGGCGAGCCTTCGGGTCGGCTGGCTCTACGGGCCGGCGGAGGTGGTGGACGCCATCAACCGCATTCGTGGCGCCTTTAACGTCTCCGCGCCCGGCATCGCCGCGGCGGTGGCGGCGATCGGGGATACCGCCCACACCGAGACGGCGGTGGCGCATAACGACACCTGGCTGCCGTGGCTGAGCGAGAAGCTCACCGCGCTGGGCCTCACCGTGACGCCGAGCGTCACCAACTTCCTGCTGGTGCATTTCCCCGATGTGCCGGGAAAGACCGCGCGTGAGGCCGATGCGTTCCTGATGGAGCGCGGTCTTATCCTGCGGCGCGTCGATTCCTACGGTCTGCCGGGCGCGCTGCGCGTGTCGATCGGCACCGAAGAGGCCAATCGGCTGCTCGTCGACGCGCTTGCCGCGTTCATGGGTGGGGCCGAGGCGGCGAAAGCGGGTTCTGGCCATGGTGCTTGATCCCCCGCTGGCGAGCCCGCTGATCGGCCGCCTCGCCATCATCGGCATCGGCCTGATCGGCTCGTCGATGCTGCGCGCGGCGCGTGCGCGCAAGCTCGCGGGTACGCTGGTCGCCTATGACGGTTCCGAGGGGGTGCGCGCGCGCACCGGCGCCCTCGACATCGCCGATCTCGTTGCCGCAACGCCCGCTGAAGCGGTGGCGGATGCCGACATGGTGGTGCTGTGCGTGCCGGTGGGCGCCATGGGTGCGGTCGCCGAGATGATCGGCCCGCATCTGAAGGCGGGTGCCATCGTCTCGGATGTCGGCTCGGTGAAGGGCGCGGTGCTCAACGCGCTGCGTGCGCATCTGCCCGAGGGCGTGCACGTCATCCCCGGCCATCCCGTGGCCGGCACCGAATATTCCGGCCCCGATGCCGGCTTTGCCACGCTGTTCCAGAACCGCTGGTGCATCCTCACCCCGCCGGAGGGTACGGATGAGGCGGCGCTTGCGGCCCTGTCCGGGCTCTGGACCGCGATGGGGGCCAATGTCGAGACCATGAGCGTCGAGCACCACGATCTGGTGCTGGCGATCACCTCCCATGTGCCCCATCTCATCGCCTACAACATCGTCGGCACGGCGGCGGATCTGGAAGAGGTCACGCAGTCCGAGGTCATCAAGTACTCGGCCGGCGGCTTTCGCGACTTCACCCGCATCGCCGCCTCCGACCCGACCATGTGGCGCGACGTGTTCCTGAACAATCGCGAGGCGGTGATCGAGGTACTCGGCCGCTTCACCGAGGACCTGATCGCGCTGCAGCGGGCGATCCGCTGGGCCGAGGGCGACAAGCTGTTCGACCTGTTCACCCGCACCCGCGCCATCCGCCGCTCGATCATCGAGATCGGCCAGGAAACCGCCGCCCCGGATTTCGGCCGCGAGCGGGGGTGAGGGCGGTCGTGCGGATGCACGCACGGCGATGAGGCTGCCTGCCCTCGACGAGGCGTGTGCCGAGGGCATCTTTCCCCGTAAGCGCTGTCGTGGCGCAAGGCGGACGAGTGTTCGCCCGCGCCCGCGCCGGAGTCACCGCGCCATGTGCGCCACTGGCCGGATTTCGGCCGCGAGCCTGAGCGAGGGTGGCAGCGGCGCCGTGTGCGCCGATACACTTCGGAAGAGGTTGCCCGATGAGAAAGACCACGCCCGCGGCCCTGTTCACCGCCGCGCTTGCCTGCGCTCAACTCGCCGCGCCGATCGCCTCCGCGCAGGGTATTGATTCACTCACGGGCCGCGTCTGGGTGGAGACGGCGCCGGCGAACAAGATGCCCGGCACCCTGCTCGTCTTCTTCAACGACGGAACGTTGCTGATGGATTCGTGCTGGGAGACCTACGCGCTGCGCAGGTGGAAGCGCACAGCGCCGGATGCACTCTCATGGGACGAGGACGGGGCCACCGTCAGCGCGACCGTCGCGAAGCTCACCGCCACCGACCTTACGCTGAAGGTGAAGGCCGGCCGCGACGTTGTGGAGCATCGCTACGCACGCCCCAAGGTCCCGTTCGTCTGCCCCGACATGAAGCGCTAGAGGCCAGCGCCACAGGAACGCCCGGCGCA comes from the Ancylobacter pratisalsi genome and includes:
- a CDS encoding chorismate mutase, which produces MDKKADAQVESSQPAAPHPTGQPVDLSVLRAEIDRIDAAMHALLIERSEIIDRLVEVKRSRGAEAGSAFRPAREASMMRMIVDRHRGILPLDTVEGIWRVIISTFTYVQAPYAVHADLATGEAAMRDTTRFHFGFTVPFVAHMGATGVVAAVAGSKGDLGLVPAFAAPGTGAWWTALEGENAPKIIARLPFVERADHPAGLPVFCIAHPVTDGAVTEVETWSLHVAGWTAQAARALAPLAEVLAVPDRGLDGAALLASIPVGGDVGLETVLAALRASGASVRSAALVGSHASRYTHSPLAAASKAIPLARG
- the metX gene encoding homoserine O-acetyltransferase MetX, with translation MTDSVTLTPDARTFEAARGEADFPHSPVARFGADTPLRLDAGGVLTSFQIAYQTYGTLNAARSNAILLCHALTGDQHAANVHPVTGKPGWWETMVGPGKPIDTDRFFVISSNVLGGCLGTTGPSSTNPATGQCYGLDLPVVTIRDMVRAQSMLIDHLGIDRLLAVVGGSMGGMQVLQWAASYPERVFAVMPIATGARHSAQNIAYHEVGRQAIMADPDWLGGRYLAAGTSPRRGLSVARMAAHITYMSDSSLHRKFGRRLQDRDGHTFSFDADFQVESYLRHQGEAFVDRFDANSYLYVTRAMDYFDLAADYGGVLANAFKGTKTRFCLVSFTSDWLFPTPASRAVVHALNAAGASVSFAEIETDKGHDAFLLDEPELFAITRGFLDAAARTVGVS
- a CDS encoding prephenate/arogenate dehydrogenase family protein produces the protein MVLDPPLASPLIGRLAIIGIGLIGSSMLRAARARKLAGTLVAYDGSEGVRARTGALDIADLVAATPAEAVADADMVVLCVPVGAMGAVAEMIGPHLKAGAIVSDVGSVKGAVLNALRAHLPEGVHVIPGHPVAGTEYSGPDAGFATLFQNRWCILTPPEGTDEAALAALSGLWTAMGANVETMSVEHHDLVLAITSHVPHLIAYNIVGTAADLEEVTQSEVIKYSAGGFRDFTRIAASDPTMWRDVFLNNREAVIEVLGRFTEDLIALQRAIRWAEGDKLFDLFTRTRAIRRSIIEIGQETAAPDFGRERG
- the hisC gene encoding histidinol-phosphate transaminase, encoding MSSAPAANRPVPRPGVLAIEAYVPGKAQAGAGVKVHKLSANETPLGPSPKALEAFRSAAALELYPDGSSTRLREAIAATYGLDPARIVCGTGSDELLMLTAMAFAGPGDEVLYSQYGFLVYRIATLAAGATPVVAPETDFRTDVDALLAAVTEKTRVVFLANPNNPTGTYLPFDEIKRLQRGLPPNVLLALDAAYAEYVRRNDYEAGIELVATCANVVMLRTFSKIHGLASLRVGWLYGPAEVVDAINRIRGAFNVSAPGIAAAVAAIGDTAHTETAVAHNDTWLPWLSEKLTALGLTVTPSVTNFLLVHFPDVPGKTAREADAFLMERGLILRRVDSYGLPGALRVSIGTEEANRLLVDALAAFMGGAEAAKAGSGHGA
- a CDS encoding GntR family transcriptional regulator gives rise to the protein MDQVTTHMPTPARGHSEAPIRARILQAIFERRLPPGEKLTEDRLAELFGVSRTVVRQALSRLAQDGIVEHLPNRGAFVAAPSRADARHVLEARAVVEPEVAGAAACSCDAHGLARLRGHIETENRARSSGERGTLVRLTGEFHVLLAESAGNPVFVRLLTELQALSSLSILLYARGEESACPPDEHEGIVAAIERGDVETAQRLMREHIAHVAQEMDLSEPVERPTGLAQALGITPRAPRRR
- a CDS encoding DEAD/DEAH box helicase, whose translation is MKERRLTTFAELGLAEPIIKALTEANHTTPTPIQAQAVPLVLAGHDLIGIAQTGTGKTAAFALPILHHLVTERRRPERRSTRVLVLSPTRELSGQILESFRLYGKHVRPSTALAIGGVPLGRQARSLAGGVDVLVATPGRLVDLVENGAVRLDLVEVLVLDEADQMLDMGFIHAIRSIVARLPKARRNLFFSATMPKEIEKLADQLLTDPVRVAVTPVAKTADKIEQKVIFTDRAGKPNLLIELLQGEGLDRALVFSRTKHGADRVVKSLVTAGIDAEAIHGNKSQPQRERALAAFRDGRVKVLVATDIAARGIDVPGVSHVVNYDLPNVPESYVHRIGRTARAGREGIAISFCDSEERGFLRDIERLIRITIPSEDRRPPRREGAPREREVPVEGRGERAPRRDGRRGPPRPEGDRPFQRSGERSGPRPDGGRPEGLARADGHRADGARHDGKARHEGGRHESLRDAPRRDGAPREERRSGPPRRFRPA
- a CDS encoding class I SAM-dependent methyltransferase yields the protein MFPDVVDLRSFYAQPLGVVTRRLIGRAIRARFTNVRGLAVLGIGYATPYLGVFREECERTLAFMPGAQGVTRWPSAAPTLAALVDEGELPLRDGMIDRVVAVHLLEMTPDAEEMLREVWRILAPGGRLLCVVPNRRGVWARVDNNPFGHGRPFSRTQITDLLRGALFTPVGWGEALYMPPVRSNWFLRSAVAWERAGATLSMPFAGVHIVEAAKQVYKPVPLKRKSRLRVPVLEPVLAPRPVGG
- the infA gene encoding translation initiation factor IF-1 — encoded protein: MAKEELLEFDGTVTEVLPDGNFRVVLDNEHEILAYAAGKMKKNRIRTIVGDRVVVEMSPYDLERGRINFRHKTGGPTPPIGSGQRRPPPGRRR
- the metW gene encoding methionine biosynthesis protein MetW → MSEAARTDTGARVDLLVIAEMVEPATRVLDVGCGDGVLLELLATTRGCDARGIELSREGVNASVSRGLAVIQGDADIDLADYPDNSFDYVILSQTIQATRRPKWVLEQMLRVGSHAVVSFPNFGFWRMRLELLMKGRMPRTENLPYSWHDTPNIHFCTIRDFVGLVDEVGAQIDQAVALNGYGQKVRFNWPWSVWNLVGEQAVFLLSRKG